The following proteins are co-located in the SAR324 cluster bacterium genome:
- a CDS encoding NAD-binding protein has product MFSVIGFTVIIQGLSAGKVANFLRVKSQDRQGWLIIGVHLLARRVASFIEQTTGHPCVLMDTNTELARQAESEGLRVLRGNALDQTGLPPEFYPFIGNVLALTDNRDLNQLICERWAEVVGRKHVFRWSPDSARQEHPIGGLGQPIWNNLPKPTQIEYTLRNKDAVIAKANLKELPPKLRHDTIPLILQLGKHI; this is encoded by the coding sequence ATGTTCAGCGTTATTGGATTCACAGTCATTATTCAGGGCCTAAGCGCAGGAAAAGTTGCAAATTTCCTCCGTGTTAAATCTCAGGACCGTCAGGGTTGGCTGATCATCGGGGTGCATTTATTGGCACGTCGAGTAGCCTCATTTATTGAACAGACAACTGGACATCCTTGTGTTTTGATGGACACCAACACAGAGTTAGCCCGGCAGGCTGAATCAGAGGGCCTTCGTGTCTTGCGTGGCAACGCCCTAGATCAAACAGGACTCCCACCAGAATTTTACCCTTTTATTGGCAACGTATTGGCTTTGACAGATAATCGGGACTTGAATCAATTGATTTGTGAACGTTGGGCAGAAGTAGTTGGGAGAAAGCATGTCTTTCGCTGGTCACCGGACAGTGCGAGGCAGGAACATCCTATTGGGGGTCTTGGTCAACCAATTTGGAATAATCTGCCAAAACCTACTCAAATTGAGTACACGCTTCGCAATAAAGATGCTGTCATTGCCAAAGCAAACCTTAAGGAATTGCCCCCCAAATTGAGACATGACACGATTCCTCTTATCTTGCAGTTAGGTAAGCACATTTAG
- the lpxA gene encoding acyl-ACP--UDP-N-acetylglucosamine O-acyltransferase: protein MQWIHPTALVDERSQIGNDVEIGPFSVVGPDVIVGDRCILKSHVTVEGPTTMGSDNVFYPFSYIGSAPQDLKYDGEPTTLTIGSNNQFRECVSVHRGTVQGSGKTIIGDHNLLMGYVHVAHDCVLGNHNVLANYTGLSGHVVMEDFITLGGQNGVTQFVHIGSYAYTGAGSLIDKHVVPYTTGYGNRFEVKGINIVGLRRKGFERKVINQILEAHRILFRQDLRTEDALKQIESAFGDVPEVQALVTFIQNVEGAILK from the coding sequence ATGCAGTGGATTCATCCCACAGCACTGGTGGATGAACGTTCCCAAATTGGTAATGATGTTGAAATTGGGCCGTTCTCTGTGGTTGGTCCTGATGTCATTGTAGGCGATCGCTGCATCTTGAAAAGCCATGTGACTGTGGAAGGCCCAACAACAATGGGCTCAGACAACGTCTTCTATCCTTTTTCTTACATCGGTAGTGCTCCCCAAGATTTAAAATATGACGGTGAACCAACCACTCTTACTATAGGCTCAAACAATCAGTTCCGAGAGTGCGTCTCTGTCCATCGTGGTACTGTCCAAGGAAGTGGAAAAACCATTATTGGAGATCATAACCTCCTCATGGGCTACGTCCATGTTGCTCACGATTGTGTTTTAGGGAACCACAATGTCCTGGCTAACTATACTGGTCTGAGCGGTCACGTAGTGATGGAAGACTTTATTACGCTCGGTGGTCAAAACGGGGTGACCCAGTTTGTCCACATTGGCTCCTATGCTTATACTGGTGCAGGGTCTCTAATTGACAAGCACGTCGTACCCTACACGACTGGCTATGGTAATCGTTTCGAAGTAAAAGGAATCAACATTGTTGGACTCCGACGAAAAGGCTTTGAACGCAAAGTGATCAATCAGATTCTTGAAGCTCACAGGATTCTTTTCCGACAAGATCTACGAACTGAAGATGCTCTAAAACAGATTGAATCTGCTTTTGGTGATGTACCAGAAGTTCAAGCTCTGGTAACTTTCATTCAAAATGTTGAAGGAGCGATTCTCAAATAG
- a CDS encoding cation:proton antiporter, translating into MITWLGTTVLIHFWFNYSLSFCLLASSLIIVTGPTVIHPLLRRIGVNERLHHILHWEGVLIDPIGVFITVLCFEWFFAGSLTLNALEGFGLRLLVGMGTGLVGGYILLVAINRHWIQREYTNILALA; encoded by the coding sequence TTGATCACCTGGCTTGGAACAACCGTTCTCATTCATTTCTGGTTCAACTACTCTCTGTCTTTCTGCTTACTGGCAAGTTCTCTCATCATTGTGACAGGACCAACTGTCATTCACCCCCTACTTAGAAGAATTGGAGTCAACGAACGCCTACATCACATTCTTCATTGGGAGGGAGTTTTAATTGACCCAATTGGGGTTTTTATCACGGTTCTTTGCTTCGAGTGGTTCTTTGCAGGAAGTCTTACCCTGAATGCACTTGAAGGATTTGGTTTACGTTTATTGGTGGGTATGGGAACAGGCCTGGTGGGAGGCTATATTTTACTGGTTGCCATCAACCGTCATTGGATTCAACGTGAATACACAAACATTTTAGCGCTGGCATGA